The genomic segment AGACGGATAGCCAGGTGTAAACATGCATAAATACCATTCTGTCCATGTCTCTAtttacgtcacacacacacacacacacacacacacacacacacacacacacacacacacacacacacacacacacacacacacacacacacacatattcacttCATCATTACCACCTTGTGTGCTGGTTTGTCCCAGTCATGCATGTGGAACACATTGTAAAACGGCAGGCTGCCGGCGGGCTGTGGGTTTGTACTGGAGCCCAAAAGtccactcactcacacacacacacacacacacacacacacacacacacacacacacacacacacacacacacacacgtacaggcCTGCAGACAACATCTTAACACCTTTGAACACATGCTCTCGTCCACTAACTGGTGACTCTGTTACTCTTAACATAATATATGGAGGTGGGGGATCCCCAGCAGTGAGAGCATATTCCAGCTGATCATCATTTTCTCCCTCCCACCCTCTTGCAGGTCCATGGAAATGCAGGACCTAGCCAGTCCTCATAACCGTGTGGGAGGTGGAGATTCGACAGGCTCCAAGCTGGACAAGACCAACCTTAGcagtccatccatcaccacCAATGGAACAGGAGGTGAGAATGCAGAATGTGTTTGGTGTTGCAGCAATGAATGGGAAGTTTTGTCCATGGTAGAGAGATCAGTTTCCAAGttcaaaatacatattttaacttCCAAtggagaatgttttttttaggaatGGGGAATTCTATTTTAAGCATGTTTGAGACGTCTAAAAGTTATtccaagaaaaagaagaatatgCTGCTTATCAAGCTGTAACTTAGCCAACTATTGGGTTTTACTAGGTGCTGGTAGGTCAATTTTGATCTCCTTGATCTAAACAAAAATTGGTTCCCCCCGTTTCCAAtcttaatgctaagctaatataGCTAAGTGCTGATTATACCCTGAGACGTACCCCACAGAGTGGCACCAATCTACTCTTCCTTGACGTATAATGGCATAAATATGGATCATTTCAGACAAATCACTGATATTACTGGgcagaaatgtgttaaaaaagctttttgacGCTAAGATCGTGGACGTTTTGTAAATCACTTTGTTCACATGCGGCTCATGAGTGCGTTGTAATGCAATGACATGTAATGCAAAATCATCAGTCTGAAATATCTTCAAAAGACAGCGATAAGTACTTCTTTAGGACTTTGTGGAGATGGAAGGagacacattcaaacacactcaaacacgCATCCCATGCTGGCAGGAGGACTTGAGTAAACCCCTGAAGAATGTGTGTAAACACAAGGCAAAGCACTTCTACGCTCCTCTGCTAACTGCTCggcaaagagtgtgtgtgtgtgtgtgtgtgtctgtgaacgCAAGCCCAAAATCCCACTGGAAACTATTTCGTCTACAAGAGCATTAAAGCATCAGCGCTCTCTAAGATGTCAACACCAGAGAGCCCTCTCCCCTCTTTcctcgtcttttctttttcttccctttcttttcctttctgtctgtgcttctctttccctctccttgtcttttttcttcttctttcacatCTGATCTCTTGTCGTTCCTTCCTCTGCAGTCATCCTGATGAAGCAGTTTGATATAGTGGTACTTGATGTAAGTGCTTTTGTTGAGCGTAATCCTTTGAACTATCGCTGATTTAACAAGCAATGGAAACCGCTTTTACAAGAACCACAATGGAAAAAGTGAGAAACTGGACTGTAATCAACTTGATGGTCAGTATACACACCGTGGTGCTCAGGCTGGACTCCATGTTAAATTCAGACTGTATTGGAGTACATTAAATCATTTGATGAGCTCACGGCTAATGGGCTAAGCAGACAGCGCTGGGACGACACGCTCGCAGCCAAAATAAACTACATACCCAACGTTCCCCTCACCTGACGTCGGTCAGAGCCCGCGGTCATCTCAACAGCAACTCGTTCATCTTCATTAGAGAACGTCAGCTGAGTGGTATTGCTCCCCAGAGGACATTAATGAAGTCTTGCCTTAAATTAAGTTCTCAGATGGTCACAAATACTGAGTTTGAATCATCATAAAGAAGCTCAAACACCTCATCTAGGATGCTGACAGGTGGGCCACACCATTTTTTCAGTGTGGTGAGAGTAAGAGAAGATTGGTATCATGTATACTTGTTTGTGAAAGTGGTCACTTTCATTACCAAACAGGTACTGTAATTATCAAGAAATTCAACAATTCCCCCTCAGCAGTGCAGAACGCCTTCCAGCTCAACATTTGTTTTCCCAGCCCACAACTCTATATGTTGAAGTACTGTCATCGTTGTTGTTTTCAGCCTCATTCATCTTCTGTGAAAAAACTCCTCAGGTGCACCATCTGTAGCTTGTGAATATATGGGaacatttagcagctaaatATCTAAATAGTTCCATGAAGAGTTGGTGGGAAGATATAGCGCAGCTAAAAAAGAGAGTATAGTATTTTCCGGACTATAatgcacaccttcaatgaatggcctatttgaaatctttttctatatataaggcacactggattataaggtgcgctgttggtttttgacaaaattcaaagcttttaggtgcgccttatagtgcggaaaatactgaatGTATCTATCACTTAGATTATTAGAATAATCATTCAAAATGATTGTTGCAAACAAAATTTTCCTCCCAGCACCTCCAGAGCACACTACCTATCAGACAACATTTCACTGTGTTAATCTGTAGAAGAACCAATGAGGAAAAACAGGTTTTGCCAAAGTGACCTCCCGTCATATCAGATTTTGGCCTGATGAGCTTCAGAAGAAGTGTTACACCGTCTgccttcaaaaaaaaagtttgctgcGAAGCTAAACATCTCCTCTCTCCAGCCTCACTtgaccacacaaacacaagagcaGCATGACCTTCTCATGTGTTGAGACCAAACCTTTTCCAACAAAAATGTCCTGTATGAGTGAGACTGGCGTGCTTGCTCTCGTATCCTCACCACCTTCCCACCTTGCACCCCTTTAGGTGAAAACATGACAGTTCTAAACAcggctgattggctgttgggGTGCAGCAGCCCACCCCCTGCCCCGGGCTCCAAGGATTATGGTACAgaggtgcatgtgtgtgaatccaAGGCCCCAATGTTAGACAGTAGTACCTGAAATGCAAAAGGAATGGGTTTCTACATGGAAGCATCCTGAAcgtcatggtttttttttgttctagaTTTGCAGTGATTTTGATTTGTTTGCAATGTTCTCTGCTCTTTGGATCCCATTGTGAATCTATCACTGCGTGTGTGGAGTTTTGACATATTTGCAGGGTTCCCACCAGGAAAAATTTGGGTATTTCTTTACAAAAAGGGTCTTCGTGTTTGGCAGTATGTCCAAAACTCAATCAGTAGTCACAAATAATGACCTTAAAAATCAAGAAGAAATTAAATCTAATGGTCAAAATGGTTATAATAAGCTCATAGTGGGAACCCCGCTCACAGCATTCGGAACTTGCATGGTATCGTCCTCCTTAAGatttcctctgtgtgtgagtgtgtgatggaCTCCTTTCATGGCCGACCCTGATGCTGACCTTTCGTATCTTCCTGTAGTGAAAACAGAGCCTATGAACAATAGCGATACGGTCACTACGACAGGCGACACAGTGCTGGACACGTACGCAGGCTCAGGTAACACACGCTTCTTATATGGATGCAACAATGCGCATATTTCTCATGTGGATTcatctcagaaacacacaagcaTTCGTTTGTGCTCAGCGGTAGGCCTGCTGAAAACTTAAATCCCATGAAGGATTGCTTTTCCGTGGATCGCGTCATCAGAGACAGTCAGAGgggtgagagaggaagagaaggttttacacttgtctttttttgttttttttagacttgtACACgacctgtgtgtgttccttcatGCTgcagaatgcacacacacaactccacACAAAACCATTAAACAACACACAGTATGGGTTTTAGAAGCAGTGGGGAGTTTGTCAGTTTTGAACTCTTACATCTCAGTGACCACAAACATACATTGTGCTCCACTGTGAGGCCCGCTGCAGGGGTGTCACAGGGTGAACTCAAGCAGAGGGACTCCGCTCCTCTCTACTCAAACAAGTCAGAGGCCTTGGATTGTGCGTTTCAGAAGCAGTAAAGTTATAAGTCAAAGATCATTTGAGTTGACTGCATCCGTAATCCTGTCTtggttttttgattttttttgatgttttttggtgTGTATCCTGCTATTTTTAGTGATCACCAGCAGCGGCTACAGCCCTCGCTCGGCCCACCAGTACTCACCTCCGCTCTACCCGTCTAAGTAAGTCTGACTCATTATGTTAGAGAAGCTCGTTTCTAAGAAAActtatcttttgtttttgcaccATCTATAAATTCACTGAATTCAAATATGTACCTCACCgtttgccccccccacacacacaccaggcccTACCCTCACATTCTCTCCACGCCAGCAGCCCCTCCCATGCCAACATACGCCGGTCAGCCCCAGTTCAGCAGCATGCAGCAGTCAAGCGTCTACACTGCTTATTCCCAGACAGGACAGCCGTATGGACTGTCCACTTATGGTACCAATGagcatgcattcatttatttaaatgtctgtaCAATCATTAAATTATAAAGTGGAGAAACAAAAACGTAAtttatttcatgctttttttttttttgattggctATATATTTATAAAGCTTATATCATCAGAATGATGTAAACTACAGTGAGTCAAACTTGACTGAGTGAGATGTCAAAAAAGAATTTAATACAAGTAAAACTGTGaaatattctgtgttttttttgtgtgtttttttcacagACCTCGGTGTGATGCTTCCTGGCATCAAGACTGAAAGCGGTCTGGCTCAGAGTCAGTCCCCTTTGCAGACAAGCCTCAGCTACAGCCCCGGGTTCACCACACCTCAGCCTGGACAGACTGCATACTCACCCTATCAGATGCCAGGtcagtctgacacacacaaccGTCTTACCTTACCTGGCCGTAGTTTAAGTGCCCAAAAcgtttaatgtttaatgtctgATTCCTTCTTCTTTGTGTCATAAGGTTCCAGTTTCACTCCGTCCTCAGGTCTCTACGCCACCAACAACTCAGTGTCCAACCCCGCCAACTACACTGCCACACAGCAGGTatggcagtttgtgtgtgtgtgtgtgtgtgtgtgtgtgtatggcaaGAGATAAAGTGGGTCTTTATGGTCCAGAGAACCCTTCTGGTACCATCAGTAATATGGACAGTGATTTTACATTTAGTAAATTCATGCAAGTTTAATTTTGAAATCAGATGTGATTTACATCAAGCAGGTGTTGTCcatattttttctaaaaataaaacatcacacaggatgTGAGATTAGAGCGTAATCTCCCATCATAATAAGTGTATCAATGCATTGGGCTTGCttgctctttattttttgaatatGTAATAATATATTAGTTTTTTCCAGCTTTCAGGTTTTGGAGAAAACTATTAAtccatttaattacattttttctaaCCTACTCTGATCCGTGTCCCAGTAAATAACATTCGGTTCACACTGGAAGGACAGAGAAATGCAATTTGACTCATTATGCAGGATCAAATGAGGATGATGATTTTGTGTGGTAAGGTCACTATCATCTTTGAGACCAGAAGTGATCTAACAGTCATGCTACAACTCATATCTTCATATTTAGAGCTGCTACAAAGAATAAATGTGCAACAGGGACAAAGGTCAAagtaaatgaatgtttgtgaaaGAGGGTTTTGTTCCCTGTGTTCTCCTGTGCCTAAATGCATAAAGGAGGATTTGAATGTCACAGTGTGATAGATGTGACTGTTTACAGCAAGAAAGTCAAGGTTTGGCTTTTGTGGGAGAATCAAAAGAAATAGTGCctgcgtgcttgcgtgtgtgtgcgtgtgtgtgtgtgtgtgtgtcttcatgtggtGGTGTTCCACTTTCTAAGGACTTGCAGAGATGGACGTAGTGACAGGTTTAGAGAGCCGACTCATAAAGGCGTCCATCTCTGCTAAGTCAATAAAGCAGCAACACAAGGCTTTAATTGTTTTGAAGATATAAAATACAGAATTGGGGGCAATAAAAgatgagagaaaagagagaaacactTTATAATCTCTTCAGAAGTTGCTTTGAACATTTCCAGTGGGAAGaggaatatttccattttcctgttttgttttttttcttatattttttctttttgtcgccGCTGTGTCTCAAGGTCTGCTCTCCATTCATGTCACTCCCAACAGGAATATCCCTCATACACAACGTTTGGCCAAAACCAGTATGCCCAGTATTATTCTGCCTCCACTTACGGGACATACATGACCTCCAACAGCGTGGACGGCACCGGCTCCACAGCTGCCTACCAGCTGCAAGATCCCACCCCAGCCATGAGCGGGCAGGCGGCCGAGCTTCATCCAGGTTTGTATCATCAAGAGAAACCAGTCAGAATGTACCAAACAACAAGCCCTGCATCATACTTCCAGCATCTTACAAATATAATTCTCACCATTGCTTGGTACTGGCTTAATAAATGTAGTTTCCAGTAGAAAAATACCTCCAAAAGGACTCAGAGTATCACATTAGCCTCGCAGACTTTACTGCAAATCTGCGTTAAATGTTGCACTCTTGTGGACAAAGTCatagaaagaggagaaaatacTCCAGGGAGAGCTCAAGCAAGTCCATGACTTGGTatgcagtgttttctttttttttttttagtttgtcttGGCTTTAATTCAGGGCGGCTGATTAAAGGAGCTTATCATTCTTCCTGTCACTGGCACTTACCTCCTCGCTGTTTTTCTcactaattcttttttttaaattttttttttatagttggtatccatttgtgtgtgtcactCACATCACTTACTTTATCCAACCCCTCTCTCGCTCCCTCCCTGATTGAGATATAACAATATGAGCGCCGAAGCCTGGAATCTGGTTCTGGTTACAGGACAGCGGGGGAACATATGGCAtcaggagggtgtgtgtgtacgcCTTGAAGAGTTTTTGCATCTTTGCAAGAAGCATTGGATTACCTAACTTTTATAATTTATTGCACAGCTCCATCTGTCCCCTCCTCTGTTAAGTCTTTACATTGCTTGTTATCATGAATCAGTCAGAATATGAATGGTGCTTTTGTTTAGGTTTCTTGGTAGCCTCCAAGTTGATCTGTCAGGCCAATTACTTTGACTTATTAAACCCAAGAAGATGGCTTATTAAACCTGAAGGCTTAAATCTGAGTTATTGACTATCCTGAAGTGGATAAAACTCTAGAACACCTGCGGGATCTACTGCGACCACAGAGTTCCTCCTGCTTCAAACCGGTGAACGCAGGTTGAGATCGCCTGTGCTGTTTCTGGCAGGCGTTTGtacattttgaatgtttaaattgttgaaCCCGTCTGTGTTTGCGTGCAGTCTCTGGGGACTTCGACACAGTTCAGAGCCCCTCCACGCCCATCAAAGAGCTGGATGACCGAGCCTGCCGGAGCGGAGGCTCCAAGTCCCGGGGCAGGGGCCGCAAGAACAACCCATCCCCTCCCCCTGATAGCGACCTGGAGGTAAGGGAGCAGCAAACACCACAGTGTGACCACTAATGGAATATTCCATTCAGAACTCCGTGGATAATGTGGGTTGTCCTGTTAGAGACCTCTTCTCCACATGCTAAAATCTGACGCTACAACAGAGAGGCGGATGCTGCGAGACCACCCACGCCACTGTCAGGATGAACACTGATGCACAGCGGGACCTAAAAAAGATCAATGTGACGTTTCTCATCATCTCCCTGTTTCTGCTTCTCCAGAGGGTGTTTGTGTGGGACCTGGATGAAACCATCATTGTCTTCCATTCTCTGCTCACAGGATCTTATGCACAGAAATACGGGAAGGTAGGATAGCTGTTTGTTATTATTGCGTTAAGTCCTACTGTGTTTATGTCCGTCCACCCATTCCCTTTCTGGCTGCCTGAGTGTTATCCTAGATTCCAGCTGGGACAACACAGGACTCATTTTTGATTAAATGAAGGGTGATGAATTGTCATACAAATATTACTGCATGTGGCCAAATGGTAAATGAACTGGATGACCTGAAGCATCATCCTCCCGGTTTGCCTCACAAGTATTCTTGCAATGAGTCGAATATGGGCTTTCTTCCCCTGGCTTTGCCTCACAGGCTACATGCTGTCATGTTTTTGATTGGTGGAGAGCTGTCCTGGTCATAAGAGAAGAATACCTACAGACAGTATTTTAGGACAAAAAACagacttttcctttttctcttcaTGCTAATAATCTAAAGTGGATTATTTCTTAGGAATGTTGTACGTGGATCAGTAAAAATAATCCATTATACTCCCTTAAAAAAAACcaattttattgtgttattatgAGGATATAGTCCATTGATTATAATTGACTCCAGTAAATTTGTTTGTAATTGATAACAAATAAAGTCTATGAATGTATAttgcatgtttaaaataaagCACAAAGCTTATTAATGATTTCTTAATTTgtgttaattaaaatttaacattAATTAGAATTTAACTGAATGATGTCCACCTCTTTCAACGCCCACACTGTTCAGTTTCCTTTATCTTTAATAGTTCCTGGAAATTATAATATCTGGCAGATAAACTTACTTAAATTTTACTGGGTGGTGTTGTGTCCTGTGGGTGCCAGATTAAACTCAAGCCTGCAATTACAGTCCTTCtatcacaaaaaaattttttaattactttttagtGAATAAAAATctggcatacacacacagagacacacacacacaaaattgtaCTGGTAGTGCCTGTTGGGCATTGATCTACCTACTTAATGTTCTCCAGTCGTGGAACTGAATTCATGCAGTTGGGTCAGGACGAAGCCTAAAAATGTGGTTCGGTACATATAAAAGGATGATTCCACAAGTTCAGTCTTGATTTGTCAGGAAGACGTTTTCCTTTGACTCACAGTATAACCGAACAATGAATGAAACGAGTCTCACGTCACGGGTCCTGTcattatcatgaaaaataagatgATATTTCTCCACGTCATTTGCTGCTTCTGCCTTCAAAAAATATAGTGACAGCTGTCTCAGTTCACACCTCCCTGAAGATAGTGTTTATTCTGTTGACATGGTAACCCAGTACTACTTCTCACATGGGCTTTGTGAAGCTTTAAATGATGCTTGACTCCATGGTGACTgtgcacatctttttttttcacaccgaTGCGCTTCTTACCTCCTCATTTGACGGTTCAGGAGTTATTATAAACACGGATGATTGTCATGAGGCGTTCCAGTGCTTGAATAATATCAGCAGAGGGTGGGTGTGTGGCTGTGTCAAACTACTCTGACCAGGCCAAAGTAATATTTGCCGTTCTTTGTGACTGATTGGACATGTCTGgcaaaatattacaataaagAGCCACCTCCGCCTCTCTGGAGCCTGAAGCGTGGCCAAATTCAACTGTTCAAAAGGAATGTGCACATTTTAACTGCAAGtgtttcaacacacacactgatgtctgTAGTTCTCCTTTGGCTGGCAGCCAACATAATCATTACCTGAGAGATGAACTCCAGTGTCTGTCGTCCCTGTGATTGACGGGaacaaaggaaaataaatgcAGGAGAAAATTTTGATCACTATTAACAGCTGTTAAGTTTTGGAGACCTTTACACACTCCGCCTATGAATGCTGTCGATGACGATCTCTTTCTGTGTCCATGCATCTCTCTCTCAATCACTTTCACTCTCCTTCCTGTTGGTTGCTTTCTATTCTGGTCATCTGGCGGCGTCAGCGAATCGCACGGCAAGCTGTCGTCCCTTGCTGACCTATCACAGATGATGGTTTTTGCAGCTGAGCCCCTGGGCTGGCAgggcacacacactcaaaccattCACATACCGCATACACACCACGCAGCATCTCCCTTTGAGGGTAGTTACtcaatgcaacacacacatggagactCAGAGGTTTACAAGCCATGAGCCATAAGGAATGTTGATGGGACAGAGCAAGTGCAACCTGTCTGTCAGCATCTGCTGTGATGAGTGGACTGTACCAACTCCACAAAAAGGGGTGGGAAAGGAGTTGTGATTTGGGAAATAGAAGCAGGAGGTGTGTAAAACCAGAAAtgcttttttattctgtttcttttttggaTGATATGGAGTAATGCCTCTTGGAAAGAGTAAAgggaatgtttttttcatggcaCTAAAATGATAAGGATGATGTAATTTTCCTCTTCTGTTAGGATCCTCCTATGGCAGTAACGCTAGGTCTGAGGATGGAGGAGATGATCTTCAACTTGGCTGACTCACACTTATTCTTTAATGACCTGGAGGTGAGACACAAATCAGActaacacacacttttaaaaatTTAAGAGCGTGAGAAAGAATTAGAAGCTTTTCTCACAGATCAATTTTTACACActgaaaaacatgaatatttttaaatcaaccAGTCATTCGGTTAAAGTATATGTGGctactgccctctagtggtgcgtcttatgcttttctttttaagtctgatcttactgtgtgtgtgtgtgtgtgtgtgtgtgtgtgtgtgtgtgtgtgtgtgtgtgtgtgtgtgtgtgtgtgtgtgtgtgtgtgtgtgtgtgtgtgtgtgtgcgtgtgtgtgttcaggagtgTGATCAGGTACATATTGATGACGTATCATCGGATGACAATGGCCAGGACTTAAGGTGAGGTTTTAATCGTTCGTgtttgtgaataataaatatgacataaaaatgttatttctttttttggtgtaacattttgacaaaatatgttttctgtTAACAGCCTTTCTTAAATACTCTCTATTACgaatattatttaaattcatCAGAAACAttcagctgcttttctttgCGTTTTCTAcccgtccatccatctttgcatttgaaagattaaaaaaataaatgacaccGTACCAATAAATGCTGGCAGTTATTTTAATAGCACTGAATAACAAAAATAACCATTTGATCTTCTTGTTCTACCAGAACAGattttgcaaataaaacatatcattattattgacaGTACTTACAGTTTTGCAACTGATGGCTTCCATGCAGCTGCAACCAGCGCCAACCTGTGCCTGGCTACGGGCGTCCGCGGCGGGGTGGACTGGATGAGGAAACTGGCCTTCCGCTACCGACGAGTCAAAGAGTTATATGGCACTTACAAAAACAATGTGGGGGGTAAGCCACACTGACGGGGGGGTGGGTGCTTGATAGAGTCAGGGGGGGTTTTGCTGGGTTCACACTGGAATTTTTCAATCACATGTTCGTCTAcctgattttaaaatgtcagaaaagatTCACTGCATCAGCTTTAAGAACACACTGTAATACTTAATTAGAAATCAAGCTTTCTTCATAGCTTGCTGTTTCATGCTGTGTCTCAGGGCTGCTGGGTCCTGCGAAAAGAGACGCTTGGCTGCAGCTCAGAGCAGAGGTGGAGGCTCTTACTGACTCCTGGCTGACCCATGCACTCAAGTCCCTGTCCATCATCAGCTCCAGGTGACGCGTCTTCTCAGTCACGTCATAGTCCTCTCTTGTTAACTGATTGATGATGAGCGTGGGAAATAtcaaaaagcattcattcacaaTCCATGTATTCAATCTATTCAACAATCAACTCATGtgccttttcaaaataaggTCTGTTGTCTGTGTCCCACAGGAGTAACTGTGTAAATGTGTTGGTGACAACAACACAACTCATACCAGCACTGGCTAAAGTTCTCCTATATAGTCTGGGATCTGTTTTTCCTATCGAGAACATTTATAGTGCAACGAAAATAGGTAAGACAAGCAagcactcatgcacacacacgttccatAAATCCTGAACAATAGTCTAATATTAGAAATAACATCATATGGATGAAAGGAATTAAATGTTGATTGATTTGATGCATTTAAAACCGTTCTAAAGGTCACCTATATTTTTTGATGACCATTATTGTGatgtttcttcatctccttcataTGTTGCTGATTTCCTGTTATGATATTAGATGCGTTGCTCCAGTTGGGTTCAGGTTTACTGAACGGTTGGATGGGAATGTATGATTACAGTATGCTTTACTTTAcattgggtgtgtgtgtgtgtgagagagagagaaagaataaaACTGAGTCCCTCACCAGTAAATTAAAATAGACCATGCTGGCTAtgctttgacacacacacatgggcacatgcatgtgcgcgcgcacacacacacacacacacacacacacacacacacacacacacaaacatacaattgaccttgagaaagctatcAAGTAGCACTTAAGAGTAAAACTTTTTCCTTGCAGAAGGGGTTCTAAAACACATCCAGTCAGCAACTTTCAGGGACTTCTTAGAACTTCTTAGTCTGTCTTAATTCACGCTACTTCATTTTTAGTGACAAAacagtacaaacaaatcaactaTGGATGGAGGTATGCATTTAACCACCAATACgtgaaaacaaaatgcaataaATGCAAATTAGTCTGACCCTTCAGATGTAAACaggtccttctcctccagctcacactgACCCCTAAAAAACCTCAGACTCTCCAGGTCAGATGCCCACAAACTGAGGGGATTCCACCAGCCCGAACCCCAGCTGCTTCCATCTGTGGCAAACAGTAAATCAGACTCAATCGTACATCAAACTATACAAGGAAAACCAAATGACATGGATTATGTGTATTCAGTATG from the Antennarius striatus isolate MH-2024 chromosome 19, ASM4005453v1, whole genome shotgun sequence genome contains:
- the eya4 gene encoding eyes absent homolog 4 isoform X10; this encodes METSQDLNEQMVKKSHSESHVPDPSDTRSMEMQDLASPHNRVGGGDSTGSKLDKTNLSSPSITTNGTGGENMTVLNTADWLLGCSSPPPAPGSKDYVKTEPMNNSDTVTTTGDTVLDTYAGSVITSSGYSPRSAHQYSPPLYPSKPYPHILSTPAAPPMPTYAGQPQFSSMQQSSVYTAYSQTGQPYGLSTYDLGVMLPGIKTESGLAQSQSPLQTSLSYSPGFTTPQPGQTAYSPYQMPGSSFTPSSGLYATNNSVSNPANYTATQQEYPSYTTFGQNQYAQYYSASTYGTYMTSNSVDGTGSTAAYQLQDPTPAMSGQAAELHPVSGDFDTVQSPSTPIKELDDRACRSGGSKSRGRGRKNNPSPPPDSDLERVFVWDLDETIIVFHSLLTGSYAQKYGKDPPMAVTLGLRMEEMIFNLADSHLFFNDLEECDQVHIDDVSSDDNGQDLSTYSFATDGFHAAATSANLCLATGVRGGVDWMRKLAFRYRRVKELYGTYKNNVGGLLGPAKRDAWLQLRAEVEALTDSWLTHALKSLSIISSRSNCVNVLVTTTQLIPALAKVLLYSLGSVFPIENIYSATKIA
- the eya4 gene encoding eyes absent homolog 4 isoform X9, encoding METSQDLNEQMVKKSHSESHVPDPSDTRSMEMQDLASPHNRVGGGDSTGSKLDKTNLSSPSITTNGTGVITSSGYSPRSAHQYSPPLYPSKPYPHILSTPAAPPMPTYAGQPQFSSMQQSSVYTAYSQTGQPYGLSTYDLGVMLPGIKTESGLAQSQSPLQTSLSYSPGFTTPQPGQTAYSPYQMPGSSFTPSSGLYATNNSVSNPANYTATQQEYPSYTTFGQNQYAQYYSASTYGTYMTSNSVDGTGSTAAYQLQDPTPAMSGQAAELHPVSGDFDTVQSPSTPIKELDDRACRSGGSKSRGRGRKNNPSPPPDSDLERVFVWDLDETIIVFHSLLTGSYAQKYGKDPPMAVTLGLRMEEMIFNLADSHLFFNDLEECDQVHIDDVSSDDNGQDLSTYSFATDGFHAAATSANLCLATGVRGGVDWMRKLAFRYRRVKELYGTYKNNVGGLLGPAKRDAWLQLRAEVEALTDSWLTHALKSLSIISSRSNCVNVLVTTTQLIPALAKVLLYSLGSVFPIENIYSATKIGKESCFERIMQRFGSKVVYVVIGDGVEEEQAAKKHNMPFWRISSHSDLLALHQALEFEYL
- the eya4 gene encoding eyes absent homolog 4 isoform X3; amino-acid sequence: MEMQDLASPHNRVGGGDSTGSKLDKTNLSSPSITTNGTGGENMTVLNTADWLLGCSSPPPAPGSKDYVKTEPMNNSDTVTTTGDTVLDTYAGSVITSSGYSPRSAHQYSPPLYPSKPYPHILSTPAAPPMPTYAGQPQFSSMQQSSVYTAYSQTGQPYGLSTYDLGVMLPGIKTESGLAQSQSPLQTSLSYSPGFTTPQPGQTAYSPYQMPGSSFTPSSGLYATNNSVSNPANYTATQQEYPSYTTFGQNQYAQYYSASTYGTYMTSNSVDGTGSTAAYQLQDPTPAMSGQAAELHPVSGDFDTVQSPSTPIKELDDRACRSGGSKSRGRGRKNNPSPPPDSDLERVFVWDLDETIIVFHSLLTGSYAQKYGKDPPMAVTLGLRMEEMIFNLADSHLFFNDLEECDQVHIDDVSSDDNGQDLSTYSFATDGFHAAATSANLCLATGVRGGVDWMRKLAFRYRRVKELYGTYKNNVGGLLGPAKRDAWLQLRAEVEALTDSWLTHALKSLSIISSRSNCVNVLVTTTQLIPALAKVLLYSLGSVFPIENIYSATKIGKESCFERIVSRFGTNITYVVIGDGKDEEHAASQVNKRLLNSDPSDLVTLLPPLVYLFFAGKESCFERIMQRFGSKVVYVVIGDGVEEEQAAKKHNMPFWRISSHSDLLALHQALEFEYL